The Suncus etruscus isolate mSunEtr1 chromosome 14, mSunEtr1.pri.cur, whole genome shotgun sequence genome contains a region encoding:
- the LOC126027846 gene encoding protocadherin gamma-A12-like, with translation MISAQLHLGYKGLVLLGILQGILRETGGTPIRYSIPEELEKGSRVGNIAKDLGLEPQELEERGVRIVSRGRTQLFALNPRSGSLVTAGRIDREELCVGVSKCQLNLEILVEDRAKIYGVLVEVRDINDNAPHFQEVELEIKMSENAATGMRFPLPHAWDPDIGKNSLQSYELSSNPHFSLEVQSGADGNKYPELVLESALDREEEAVHHLVLLASDAGDPRRTGTASIRVMVVDANDNAPVFAQAEYHVSVPENVPLGTTLLVVNASDPDEGANAEVTYSFRYVDSKAAQVFKLDSDLGTISTIGELDHEESGFYEMEVQAMDNAGYSARAKVLITVLDVNDNAPEIVVTSLSNSILENSPSGTLIALLNVNDQDSEENGQVVCFIKGNPLFKLEKSYGNYYRLVTDTPLDRELVPSYNITVTATDRGSPTLSTETHVSLNVADTNDNPPEFTQASYSAFIPENNPKGSSIGSVRAYDPDYGENAEIIYYLVEDTVQRAPLSSYVSINSDTGVLYALHSFDYEQFRDLQLWVIARDSGNPPLSSNVSLSIFVLDQNDNAPEILYPTLPTDGSTGVELAPRSAEPGYLVTKVVAMDRDSGQNAWLSYRLLRASEPGLFSVGLHTGEVCTARALLDRDALKQNLVVVVQDHGHPPLSATVTLTVAVADSIPDVLADLDSISAPTKQEDSDLTLYLVVAVAVVSCVFLAFVIMLLALRLRRWHSSRLLQASASGLAGVPASHFVGVDGVRAFLQTYSHEVSLTADSRKSHLIFPQPNYADTLISQESCEKSEPLLVSGDLVSSRDDHAVTQVSL, from the coding sequence ATGATTTCTGCGCAGCTGCACCTGGGCTATAAAGGGCTGGTCCTGCTGGGAATTCTCCAGGGGATTCTGCGCGAAACTGGAGGCACCCCAATCCGCTATTCAATTCCCGAGGAGTTGGAGAAAGGCTCTAGGGTGGGCAACATCGCCAAGGATCTGGGATTGGAACCCCAGGAACTCGAGGAGCGTGGAGTCCGCATCGTCTCCAGAGGTAGGACTCAACTTTTTGCTCTGAACCCGCGAAGCGGCAGTCTGGTCACCGCGGGCAGGATAGACCGGGAAGAGCTCTGCGTGGGGGTCAGCAAGTGTCAATTAAATCTGGAAATTCTGGTGGAGGATCGAGCGAAAATATACGGCGTGCTGGTAGAAGTGAGGGACATTAATGATAATGCCCCCCACTTTCAGGAAGtcgaattagaaataaaaatgagtgaaaaCGCAGCCACTGGAATGAGGTTCCCCCTTCCCCACGCTTGGGATCCAGATATTGGAAAGAACTCGCTCCAGAGCTATGAGCTCAGTAGCAATCCTCACTTCTCCCTGGAAGTGCAAAGCGGAGCAGATGGGAACAAGTACCCAGAGCTGGTGCTGGAGAGCGCCCTGGACCGCGAGGAAGAGGCAGTTCACCACCTGGTTCTCCTGGCCTCTGATGCAGGCGACCCCAGGCGCACTGGCACCGCTAGCATCCGTGTGATGGTTGTCGATGCGAATGACAACGCGCCGGTGTTTGCGCAGGCCGAGTATCACGTGAGTGTTCCAGAGAATGTGCCCCTGGGCACCACGTTACTTGTGGTAAATGCCTCGGACCCAGATGAAGGAGCCAATGCAGAAGTGACGTATTCCTTCCGGTATGTAGATAGCAAAGCTGCCCAGGTTTTCAAACTCGATAGTGATTTAGGGACAATTTCAACAATAGGGGAGTTGGACCATGAAGAATCAGGATTCTATGAGATGGAAGTCCAAGCAATGGATAATGCAGGATATTCTGCTCGAGCCAAAGTCCTGATCACAGTTTTAGATGTGAATGACAATGCACCTGAAATAGTTGTCACTTCTCTCTCCAACTCCATTCTGGAAAACTCTCCTAGTGGTACATTGATCGCCCTTTTAAATGTGAATGATCAAGATTCTGAGGAAAATGGACAAGTGGTCTGCTTCATCAAAGGGAATCCCctctttaaattagaaaaatcGTATGGGAATTACTACCGTTTAGTAACAGACACACCCTTAGACAGAGAACTGGTTCCCAGCTACAACATCACTGTGACTGCCACTGACAGAGGAAGTCCCACCCTGTCTACTGAAACACACGTCTCATTGAATGTGGCAGacacaaatgacaaccctcctgaATTCACTCAAGCCTCCTACTCCGCCTTTATACCAGAAAATAATCCCAAGGGATCCTCTATAGGCTCAGTGAGGGCCTATGACCCCGACTATGGAGAGAACGCTGAGATCATTTACTACCTTGTAGAGGATACCGTCCAGAGGGCACCTCTGTCCTCCTATGTCTCCATCAATTCAGACACAGGCGTCCTCTATGCACTGCACTCCTTCGACTATGAACAGTTCCGTGACCTGCAGTTGTGGGTGATAGCACGGGACAGTGGCAACCCGCCACTCAGCAGCAATGTGTCATTGAGTATATTTGTGCTTGACCAGAATGACAATGCTCCTGAGATCCTATACCCCACGCTCCCTACTGATGGCTCCACTGGGGTAGAACTGGCTCCCCGCTCTGCAGAGCCTGGATACCTGGTGACCAAGGTGGTGGCAATGGACAGAGACTCAGGTCAGAATGCCTGGCTGTCCTACCGCCTGCTCAGGGCCAGTGAGCCAGGGCTGTTCTCTGTGGGCCTGCACACTGGTGAGGTGTGCACTGCCCGCGCCCTGCTGGACAGAGATGCCCTCAAGCAGAACCTGGTGGTAGTGGTCCAGGACCATGGGCACCCCCCTCTTTCAGCCACTGTCACCCTCACAGTGGCCGTTGCTGACAGCATCCCAGATGTCCTGGCAGACCTGGACAGCATCAGTGCTCCCACCAAACAGGAGGATTCAGACCTCACTCTCTACCTGGTGGTGGCAGTGGCCGTGGTCTCTTGTGTCTTCCTGGCCTTTGTCATCATGCTGCTGGCACTCAGGCTGAGGCGCTGGCACTCATCGCGCCTGCTGCAGGCTTCTGCAAGCGGATTGGCTGGCGTGCCTGCCTCGCACTTTGTGGGCGTGGACGGGGTCAGGGCTTTCCTGCAGACCTACTCGCATGAGGTGTCCCTGACTGCAGACTCGCGCAAAAGTCACCTGATCTTCCCACAGCCCAACTATGCTGACACCCTCATCAGCCAAGAGAGTTGTGAGAAAAGTGAACCTCTTTTGGTGTCAGGTGATTTAGTATCTTCTAGAGATGATCATGCAGTAACTCAGGTGAGTCTATAA